The DNA region taagacaatcataaatatgacatgacactgccatgagcattaatgaatgcttaaaacaGATGTCATCACTTTCGAATGGATGTGAAAGAtcccagctggacataaatggagttagtgtcaTAATTTGCcccatgacacttaatgacatctgtcataaccatTCAGTAATGGCCAcaatagtgtcatttcataattatgaccgtcttatgacagtcttatgacgccactttcaaataaagcgTCACCTATtaacaccccaaaaaaatcaacaaataagccacacttgactataagccgcaggagtcaaaatgtgggaaaaaagtagcggcttatagtacgaaaattacGGCAATAGCAGTTTGTCCTATGACCTCGTCTCTCATATATTGAAATTAATCCATTACtactaaataccccaaaattaagCTAGCTGGAGGCCTATCCGGTCTTTTCTGAGGGTATGCTTGTGGCCGGGCTAACCTTTAAGAAAGATGACGCTGGAAGTATTTTGGGTGAcattaaaatagcctcaaacgttACCGGGTAGATTACGGCCGAGGAGGTTGACGGCCTACATGCGTTGTCTGGCTTGCTCGCATGCGAAACAGCAAAAGTTGCACGATCTGACATGTCCGGAAGCCAAAGGAGGTTAGAAAGCCGAGGGGATGCTCCAACCAAGTATGTGAGTCCCCCGGCTTCTGAACTCCAGAGGCTGATGTGGACCAAGAAAGGCAGCAAGAGCAACCACATGGACGAGGTCCAGCCGAGGATCTTCTTAGGAGACATGTAAGTCGGCCATTTTGGGTGGTGGCGACCATTCTAGGAATAATTTTAGGGTTCCTTATTGGATCTTtgggaaaattcagcccctgaagccTGTGTCACATAGGATGACGAAACTTGGTAGACTTGTCTATCATAAgtagacctacaaaaaagtctGTAGAATTCATTTCCAAATATGCACAGGAAGTCGACCATTTTGGTTTTAAGACACTTCAGGCTCATTTTGGCAAATCCCAAGGGTCCCTTCGGATTTAAATAATTTTCGAGCTTTTCTccaatttttattaattattttcagGTATGCTGCCAAAGACAAACGTAGCCTTAAGGCACATGGCATCAGCCACGTGCTGAACGCCGCCCATGGCAAGTTCAACATTGACACGGGTGCCAGCTTCTACAGAGACATCAATCTGGAGTATCACGGCGTGGAAGCCTTTGACATGGTGACCTTTGACCTAAGTCCCTTCTTTTACAAGTCGGCCGACTTCATCAGGAGCGCCTTGAGTTTGCCCACAGGTGAGAAACTCACAAAATTTACAAACAAGCAGAGGTTGGTAGAGTAGTCAAAAATTTTACTTAGTagctttacttcaaaataatataactcaagtaaaagtagtcatccaaaaaatgtactcaaggagaagtaaaaaagtatttggtgaaaagaatactcaagtaatgagtaacattgtgagttactgcttaagatgtttgatttttttttttttttttaacaatggtattttttttcttctataatctatatgaactgttattattatactgtattataacatattacatactcacattaagccaaagaaatacaacaacaacaacaaaaaacagagaATTccagcaagagaaaaaaaatctacactgGTCAATTTTCCCCCCccccggtgctttaaagaccccGCGTGATTAAATTCGACAGgccagcgtgatcatagaacagcaagcttgagtctgattggtattatggagtcatgtgattattattgcaACATCTCTTTtgtgaaactggttgagccactgttggcgtctctggcaaaaaaacaaaacaaaacaaaaaaacaggatcGAATATGGAGAATAaaggggaacaatgtaacgactagtgtagcccaaagtaacggagtaagtgtgtcttcacaaatctactccagtaaaagtaaaaagtatagcttagtaaaactactcagagaaatactgtacttttgggactataagccgcttcttttttccttcattttgaatttcgcggcttatagtcctgtgcgacttaccgtattggcccgaatataagacggccctgaatttaagacgaccccctcttttttaagactcaagtttgaaaaaagactttttgaacaccaaattaatttttaaacagaaaataattacagtacatttgaaacaaatgattataacaatatatttgggagaaaaagcatgttattttgcctcattcaaatcttaatatctgaacatttaaatatgtaaactaagtgcaaccacattcgtaaatgaatagcttctgctttttgaaatgtaaataaaccaatctattgtgataaaaaaacaaaattgcaataactgcattaatcatcaaagtgaagtctaactgtaactgtagtcttgaaaaaaatctgaataaagaaaaacattgcaataaaataatgcaaactggttaaacttgagagtagctgagatctgtcatgacagaacatcgcttcaatgatatctagcgccatctagcgtcgtgaatgggtataacgtctagaccgcgaatataagacaacccccactttttcaaccttaattcaatgcaaaaaacaccgtcttatattcaggccaatacggtatttgttgatttatttgggttaacaggtaacactttatttgacagcggcgtcataagaccttcataattatgtcatgacactgagcattaatgaatgcttatcacatatgtcattagcattcagtaatgcccatgatagtgtcatgtcataattatgattgtctaatgacagtcttttggcgccactgtcaaagaaagtgttaccaaataccataactagcaattaatgaaacagcttgaacagtaactgaagaaaaaattagcacagaacatgaattttgattgttatttccatctgtagcgctgcaatgcatgctaggaagcatgttggacaacaacagtgtttacagcaggcagcagtagaggttgactgtctcctccaagggagcattTATGGCCAAATGACGCTTCTTGAAGCAAatgatggtggttcatttggtcttacatatgatgccgctgtcaaataaagtgttaccggtgaatatcttttggtgtaagtatcccataatacggctgcggcttatctatgaacgaatgtagttttcgtgtcaaatttgg from Corythoichthys intestinalis isolate RoL2023-P3 chromosome 21, ASM3026506v1, whole genome shotgun sequence includes:
- the LOC130909932 gene encoding dual specificity protein phosphatase 13-like, whose protein sequence is MSGSQRRLESRGDAPTKYVSPPASELQRLMWTKKGSKSNHMDEVQPRIFLGDMYAAKDKRSLKAHGISHVLNAAHGKFNIDTGASFYRDINLEYHGVEAFDMVTFDLSPFFYKSADFIRSALSLPTGRVLVHCAMGLSRSSTLVLAYLMIHEKMTLAKAIEAVGANRNICPNAGFLEQLRALDVQLQSTRLNSNRETF